GATGTCCATCGTGCCGGTCTTGGCGACGGGAGGCATATATTGGATGAGCTTCAGATAGTGGTCGAGAGCGGCCACCGCTTCCGGCGAATTGACCACGCCTTCTGCCTGGCCCTTGGGCGCCTGGGTCTCGTCCCAGATATTGGCGCCAGACTGCCAGATGAAGCCGTTGATCTGCATCGAGGAGAAGTCGTAGCCTTTGCCGGCCTGATAGGCGATGCCGTAGAAATCGTCATCGGCCGGCTTGCCGGCGAGATTTTCGCCCTTCTTGCGCTGGAAGAATTTGCCGATGTCCTCGAACATCTGCCAATCCAGATCATCGAGTTCTTCCCCGGTGCACGGCAGCTTCTTGTTGAACTTCGCCTGGAAGTTCTTCTGCTCCTCCTCGTTGCACAAGATATCCTTGCGCGCGAAGGTCACGAGCACATCGGGGAACTGCGGGAAGCCGTAGAAATTATCCGACTTGTGCGGATAGGTCGAATAGGCGTTGCGCACATTTACATGCATGTCGTCCATCGCCGCCTTCAGCGCCGGATCGGCATCGATCAGATCGTTGATCTTGCGGTAATAGCCGCCCTCGATGAAGGCGCCGAGCCACTGCGAATCCGACACCGCCATATTATATTTCTGCTCGCCCGAGGTGAGCGAGGCATTGACGCGGGTGTAGAAATCCGGCCACGGGATGAAGTCGATATCGAGCTTCACCGTATTGCCCGACGGCGCCTTGTACTGCTTGTCGAACATGTCCTTCATGATGCGGGTCGGCGGCCAGTCCGGCACCGCCATCTTCAGCACGATTTCCTCAGCCGTCGCCGGCGCCAGGAACGTGCCGCTCATTAAGGTCGCGACCGCGGCCGCGCCTGCGAAGGACGTCAACTTATACTGCCAACTCATGTCCTGTTTCCTCCCTGAAGCATGATCCGGAAAATTGCGAAGTGGTTTTCCGGACAGACGTGTCTAGGCACTTCAACTTCCTTCGCGCCGGGAAAGTGTCATCGCAATGCGAGACCGTCCGCGGCGCTGAAGACATGGATCTTATGGGCATCGATTTTGATCGGCAGCCGGTCGCCGAGCTTGATCTCGCTGGCACGCGACTCCGACAGGAGAATGCGCAGATTGTCGGCCTTCTCGCCGAGCGAGACGACGGTGACGTCGCCCAGGGGCTCGAGCAATTGCACCGGTGCCGACAGATCGGCCGACTGGGCCGAGGTGATCTCGAGATCGGCCGGGCGCACGCCCATGACGACCTTGTCGCCCGCCTTCACCGCGAGCTTACGGACCAGCTCGAAGCTGCCGAAGCCGGTTTTGAGGGTCTTGCCGTTCTCGCCCACCGTCGCCGGCAGGAGATTGATATGCGGCGCCCCGATCTTGGCCGCGACATAGACATCGGCCGGCGTTTCATAAAGCGCGTCGGGCGTTCCCTTCTGCACCACCGCGCCGTCGCGCATCACCGCGATCTCCTCTCCCATCGACAGCGCCTCGAGCTCGTCGGGTGTCGCATAGATGATGGTCATGCCGAACTGCCGGTGCAGGCGCTTGAGCTCGGCGCGCATGTCATGGCGCAGCTTGGCGTCGAGATTGGTCAAAGGCTCGTCGAGCAGCAGGATATTCGGCCGGCGGATCAGCGAACGGCCGAGCGCCACGCGCTGCTGCTCGCCGCCCGAGAGCGTATTGGGCTTGCGCTCGAGCCGATGGCCGAGTTTCAGCATCTCGGCGGTTTCTTTGACCCGT
This genomic stretch from Nordella sp. HKS 07 harbors:
- a CDS encoding ABC transporter substrate-binding protein; translated protein: MSWQYKLTSFAGAAAVATLMSGTFLAPATAEEIVLKMAVPDWPPTRIMKDMFDKQYKAPSGNTVKLDIDFIPWPDFYTRVNASLTSGEQKYNMAVSDSQWLGAFIEGGYYRKINDLIDADPALKAAMDDMHVNVRNAYSTYPHKSDNFYGFPQFPDVLVTFARKDILCNEEEQKNFQAKFNKKLPCTGEELDDLDWQMFEDIGKFFQRKKGENLAGKPADDDFYGIAYQAGKGYDFSSMQINGFIWQSGANIWDETQAPKGQAEGVVNSPEAVAALDHYLKLIQYMPPVAKTGTMDIFKSDELFREGKVALNVDWIGLGEASLNPETSKVSDKLVFGQAPGTRGADGKLIRWNNIGGQPFVLMTWNTDTQNKEAVDFVKWWLSKPVQTEYASKGGQSAMKSVYSDPNYVTYRPWNRAWAPSLDWQKDVWHVPQFFELLTQQQDQFDLAITGKQDAKTTLDNVAKFQQNLLSEAGLIQK
- a CDS encoding ABC transporter ATP-binding protein, which produces MASHSNAAAVSLEGVSKAYGRVQALNHLSFSVGEGQFFALFGPSSVGKTTTLRMISGLVTPDEGRVALHGADVTHAPIKSRGVSMVFQSFALYPHLTVYQNFAYPLREAKVASGEIDKRVKETAEMLKLGHRLERKPNTLSGGEQQRVALGRSLIRRPNILLLDEPLTNLDAKLRHDMRAELKRLHRQFGMTIIYATPDELEALSMGEEIAVMRDGAVVQKGTPDALYETPADVYVAAKIGAPHINLLPATVGENGKTLKTGFGSFELVRKLAVKAGDKVVMGVRPADLEITSAQSADLSAPVQLLEPLGDVTVVSLGEKADNLRILLSESRASEIKLGDRLPIKIDAHKIHVFSAADGLALR